In one Thermococcus sp. 2319x1 genomic region, the following are encoded:
- a CDS encoding DUF4139 domain-containing protein — protein MKRKIVGGVLVIFVLLAMIVFHQTKAEEGHTALALYDSASIGVVEKTIQLELKKGINEVPLEMLKGLQINEVTLKPLDGKAKVLGLVSKELKGKDLIEANIGKEITIKLKSGETIGGKFLGYKDGKIAMQGDGYYLISPEEIAYMKMASIGEESTADVYAIVNAEEDGKYFFKLIYRVGGIGWSSRYKLYLSDKAEFYGYIILDNPTNKSFENADVLLVSGDVQFYQPPQAVIERYYTLEVAKEVPQQPIQETKLEAFYLYKLGTIDIEAFEKKLIPYIYQESEFTREYLYESHPYGGSQDVYEIISLKTGEVLPRGVVEIYKEMEDKNVLIGEQMIDHTAKGDILRLKLGRDVDLKGKTEVLEEKHGERYSYYKIKVTIENFGKESREVIVRHYKWRGKILESSVSPIVETANYVEFKVTVNPGEKEEVTFDYEVSY, from the coding sequence ATGAAGCGAAAAATTGTTGGAGGAGTTTTGGTGATTTTTGTTCTTCTAGCCATGATTGTATTCCATCAAACGAAAGCTGAAGAGGGCCACACTGCACTTGCACTTTATGATTCAGCCAGCATTGGAGTTGTGGAAAAGACCATTCAACTTGAGCTGAAGAAAGGCATAAATGAAGTTCCGCTGGAGATGCTTAAAGGACTTCAAATTAATGAGGTTACGCTGAAGCCTCTTGATGGGAAGGCGAAAGTGCTTGGATTGGTAAGTAAAGAGCTCAAAGGAAAAGATCTGATCGAAGCCAATATTGGAAAGGAGATAACAATAAAACTGAAAAGCGGAGAAACAATAGGTGGAAAATTCCTGGGATACAAAGACGGAAAGATAGCAATGCAAGGAGACGGTTATTATTTGATAAGTCCAGAGGAAATAGCCTATATGAAGATGGCCTCAATCGGTGAAGAAAGTACCGCGGATGTTTATGCCATAGTAAACGCTGAGGAGGATGGAAAGTACTTCTTTAAGCTCATCTACCGGGTTGGAGGAATAGGCTGGAGCTCAAGGTACAAGCTCTACCTAAGTGACAAGGCAGAGTTTTACGGCTACATCATACTCGACAATCCCACAAACAAGAGCTTTGAAAACGCTGACGTCCTTCTTGTTTCTGGAGATGTGCAGTTTTATCAGCCTCCCCAAGCGGTTATTGAGAGGTACTATACGTTAGAGGTTGCCAAAGAGGTACCTCAGCAACCGATTCAGGAGACAAAACTGGAAGCCTTTTACCTCTACAAACTCGGGACTATTGACATAGAGGCATTTGAGAAAAAGCTCATCCCTTACATCTACCAGGAGAGCGAGTTTACGCGGGAGTACCTCTATGAAAGCCATCCCTACGGTGGAAGTCAAGATGTTTATGAGATTATCTCCCTAAAGACGGGTGAAGTTCTTCCCAGAGGTGTTGTGGAAATCTACAAAGAAATGGAGGACAAGAACGTTTTAATTGGAGAGCAGATGATAGATCACACTGCAAAAGGCGACATTTTGAGGCTTAAATTAGGCAGAGATGTGGACCTAAAAGGAAAAACGGAAGTGCTGGAAGAAAAGCACGGGGAAAGATATTCCTACTATAAAATCAAAGTCACGATAGAAAACTTCGGCAAAGAGAGTAGGGAAGTAATTGTCAGACACTACAAGTGGCGTGGAAAAATCTTGGAAAGCTCGGTGAGTCCAATAGTAGAGACGGCCAACTACGTGGAATTCAAAGTAACGGTTAATCCTGGAGAAAAGGAAGAAGTAACCTTTGACTATGAAGTGAGCTATTAA
- a CDS encoding TIGR00296 family protein yields MYKIKDEWGEFLVKLARKAIEEYLKSGKEIEPPKDTPPELWEKMGVFVTLNRSKVPPTQALRGCIGFPYPIYPLVKATIKAAIYAAVDDPRFPPVELEELKDLRIEVSVLTPPEPIEGSPHERPKKIKVGRDGLIVKKGIYSGLLLPQVPVEWGWDEEEFLSETCWKAGLPPDCWLDEDTEVYRFTAEIFEEEYPNGPVKRKPLL; encoded by the coding sequence ATGTATAAGATAAAAGATGAGTGGGGAGAATTTCTGGTAAAGCTCGCCAGAAAAGCCATAGAGGAGTACCTGAAGTCTGGTAAGGAAATAGAACCTCCTAAGGACACTCCTCCCGAATTGTGGGAAAAAATGGGGGTTTTTGTAACTCTCAACAGATCGAAAGTTCCCCCTACGCAGGCATTAAGAGGATGCATAGGTTTTCCATATCCAATATATCCCCTGGTAAAGGCGACCATAAAGGCCGCAATCTACGCAGCCGTCGACGATCCACGATTTCCCCCGGTGGAATTGGAGGAACTGAAGGATTTAAGGATAGAGGTTAGCGTTCTAACCCCTCCGGAGCCCATAGAGGGGTCTCCCCATGAGAGGCCCAAGAAAATAAAGGTAGGAAGAGATGGGCTCATAGTTAAAAAGGGAATTTACAGTGGGCTTTTGCTTCCTCAAGTTCCCGTCGAATGGGGATGGGATGAAGAGGAATTCTTGAGTGAAACATGCTGGAAGGCAGGCCTTCCACCGGACTGCTGGTTGGATGAAGACACAGAAGTTTACCGTTTTACAGCGGAGATTTTTGAGGAGGAGTATCCCAACGGGCCTGTGAAGAGGAAACCACTTCTATAA
- a CDS encoding ATP-dependent DNA helicase: MKVEELKSLGVDERVIGLIRERGIEELYPPQAEALKTKVLSGGNLILAIPTASGKTLVAEIVMINKILCEGGKAVYLVPLKALAEEKYKEFKFWEKLGIRIAVTTGDYDSAEEWLGRYDIIIATSEKFDSLLRHKSPWIRDVKLIVADEIHLLGSYDRGATLEMILAHLRDKAQILGLSATIGNAEELAEWLNAELVVSEWRPVSLKRGVFHHGQLFWEDGSIEKFPSQWDSLVIDALKKDKQVLVFVNTRRSAEKEALLLGGKVQRFLSKPEERKLRQIADELESTPTNEKLKEALKKGVAFHHAGLGREERSIVEEAFREGLIKVITATPTLSAGVNLPAYRVIIRDTKRYSNFGWSDIPVLEVQQMMGRAGRPKYDKEGQAIIIAKTERPEDLMKRYIFGKPENLFSMLSNEASFRSQILALITNFGVKNFRELIEFLEKTFYYHQRKNLETLEGKARDIVYFLLENEFIDIDLNDQFMPLPFGIRTSQLYLDPLTAKKFKDAFEKLEENPNALGIFQLLASTPDMVSLRIRHREQEDILDYAYEMEGYLYQNIPYWEDYKFEKFLGEVKTAKLLLDWINEVPEARILETYDIDTGDLYRILELADWLMYSLIELYKLSSPKKEILDFLKKLHLRVKYGVREELLELTSLPMIGRKRARALYNAGFKSIEDIVKAKPSELLKVEGIGVGILEKLYQHFGVELPKVKAKKKARGGTLDEFFK; encoded by the coding sequence ATGAAGGTAGAGGAACTTAAATCACTGGGAGTCGATGAGAGAGTTATAGGGCTGATACGCGAGAGAGGTATAGAAGAGCTGTATCCCCCTCAAGCAGAGGCATTGAAAACTAAGGTGCTCAGCGGAGGTAACTTGATTTTAGCCATCCCTACTGCCTCTGGAAAGACCCTTGTTGCGGAAATAGTGATGATAAACAAGATTCTCTGTGAGGGGGGAAAGGCAGTATATCTTGTCCCCCTAAAGGCACTTGCCGAGGAAAAGTACAAGGAATTCAAGTTCTGGGAAAAGCTTGGAATTAGGATAGCAGTGACAACTGGGGATTACGACAGTGCAGAGGAGTGGCTTGGGAGATATGACATTATAATAGCAACATCAGAAAAATTTGACTCTCTGCTTCGCCACAAGTCTCCATGGATAAGGGATGTCAAGCTTATAGTTGCGGATGAAATTCATCTTCTCGGCTCATATGACAGAGGGGCTACCTTGGAGATGATTCTCGCTCACTTAAGGGATAAAGCCCAGATTTTAGGACTGAGTGCAACAATTGGAAATGCCGAAGAGCTTGCGGAGTGGTTAAATGCTGAGCTGGTGGTGAGTGAATGGCGCCCCGTAAGCCTAAAAAGGGGTGTTTTTCACCATGGACAGCTTTTCTGGGAAGATGGGAGTATTGAAAAATTCCCAAGCCAGTGGGATTCTCTCGTTATTGACGCTTTAAAAAAAGACAAACAGGTGCTCGTCTTTGTCAATACCCGAAGAAGTGCCGAAAAAGAAGCCCTTCTATTAGGGGGAAAAGTTCAGAGATTTTTAAGCAAGCCTGAAGAGAGGAAGCTAAGGCAAATAGCGGATGAACTTGAGAGCACTCCAACAAATGAGAAACTTAAAGAGGCTCTGAAGAAAGGGGTAGCATTTCACCATGCAGGCTTGGGAAGAGAAGAGCGCTCCATTGTGGAAGAAGCCTTTAGAGAAGGGCTTATAAAGGTGATTACAGCCACCCCGACCCTGTCCGCTGGCGTAAATTTGCCCGCGTACCGTGTCATAATTAGGGACACAAAGCGCTATTCAAACTTCGGATGGAGTGACATTCCCGTTTTGGAGGTACAGCAGATGATGGGAAGGGCAGGGAGACCTAAATACGACAAAGAGGGGCAGGCAATAATAATTGCAAAGACCGAAAGGCCAGAGGACCTGATGAAGAGATACATCTTTGGAAAGCCGGAAAATCTCTTTTCAATGCTCTCAAATGAGGCCTCCTTCAGGAGCCAAATCCTTGCCCTAATAACAAACTTCGGAGTTAAAAACTTCAGAGAGCTAATAGAATTCTTGGAGAAGACCTTCTACTATCACCAGCGGAAGAACCTTGAAACCCTTGAAGGAAAGGCCAGGGACATAGTCTACTTTCTGCTTGAGAACGAGTTCATCGATATTGATCTAAACGACCAGTTCATGCCGCTCCCATTTGGAATAAGAACTTCTCAGCTGTATCTCGACCCGTTAACGGCTAAAAAGTTCAAAGATGCCTTTGAGAAGCTTGAAGAAAACCCAAATGCACTGGGTATTTTCCAGCTTTTGGCTTCCACCCCGGATATGGTTTCTCTAAGGATAAGGCACAGAGAACAGGAGGATATCCTCGACTATGCCTATGAGATGGAGGGCTATCTTTACCAAAACATCCCCTATTGGGAAGACTACAAATTTGAGAAGTTCCTTGGAGAGGTAAAAACGGCAAAACTTCTCCTTGACTGGATTAATGAAGTCCCCGAAGCGAGAATCTTGGAAACCTATGACATAGACACCGGAGATCTTTACAGAATACTGGAGTTGGCGGATTGGCTCATGTATTCCCTAATTGAGTTATACAAGCTTTCCAGCCCCAAAAAAGAGATTTTAGACTTCTTAAAGAAGCTTCATTTAAGAGTGAAATATGGAGTTAGAGAGGAGCTTCTTGAGCTTACAAGCCTTCCAATGATAGGCAGGAAGAGAGCAAGAGCTCTATACAATGCAGGATTTAAGAGCATAGAAGACATCGTAAAAGCAAAGCCCAGTGAACTCTTAAAGGTGGAGGGAATTGGAGTTGGAATCTTGGAAAAGCTATACCAACACTTTGGAGTGGAACTCCCAAAAGTCAAGGCAAAGAAAAAAGCAAGAGGAGGAACGTTAGATGAGTTTTTCAAATGA
- a CDS encoding GTP cyclohydrolase IV gives MFETQEEIPEIKERLHRVGITNLRTIARINWKGKLYTFIPTFEVTIDVPEEKKGIHMSRLVESITETMSEAVEEEVREAHTSLEELGLAVIKRLEGKHPHKRAEVWIKTQLIMERETPASKKISLETYDVEVGVIKEPGQIEKVLRVKVIGNTACPHAMANNQGKTHIQRAVATLEIRTDYNEEIALEDMIDVVESSFSSPTYTLLKTVDENAVVQKMYSNPKFVEDVAREIIFKAKQKFKGRIHVRVVSHESIHKHDVIAETWY, from the coding sequence ATGTTCGAGACTCAAGAAGAGATTCCAGAGATCAAAGAGAGACTTCACAGAGTTGGCATAACAAACTTGAGAACAATAGCGAGAATAAACTGGAAAGGCAAGCTTTACACCTTTATCCCGACATTTGAGGTAACGATAGACGTTCCTGAGGAAAAGAAGGGCATCCACATGAGCAGGCTTGTTGAAAGCATCACCGAAACGATGAGTGAGGCCGTTGAGGAGGAGGTAAGAGAGGCTCACACTTCTCTTGAAGAACTTGGTCTCGCGGTGATAAAGAGGTTGGAAGGAAAGCATCCCCATAAGAGGGCTGAAGTGTGGATTAAAACACAGCTTATCATGGAGAGGGAAACACCTGCCAGCAAAAAAATCAGCCTTGAGACATATGACGTTGAGGTTGGGGTAATAAAAGAGCCCGGGCAAATTGAGAAGGTTTTAAGGGTGAAGGTAATTGGAAACACAGCATGTCCACACGCGATGGCCAACAATCAAGGGAAAACCCACATCCAGAGAGCGGTTGCGACACTCGAAATAAGAACAGACTACAATGAGGAGATAGCCCTGGAAGATATGATAGATGTGGTGGAGAGCTCTTTTAGCTCCCCGACATATACCTTATTGAAGACCGTTGATGAAAATGCTGTTGTTCAGAAAATGTACTCAAATCCCAAATTCGTGGAGGATGTTGCGAGGGAGATAATATTTAAGGCAAAGCAGAAATTTAAGGGCAGAATTCACGTAAGAGTTGTGAGCCATGAGAGCATACACAAGCATGATGTTATAGCTGAAACCTGGTATTAA
- a CDS encoding DUF4129 domain-containing protein: MKGLLPFLLMLLLFAVLFRATVEHGQSTFNIEVVYILWAVLFFGLLAYSVWFLFEKGIPLQSVKKRKRTKGDYLRELVLILAIVIALRALFSRRVEPYRGVQAPIIKYPKLGFFNDTFKITYEPLPSYAYLAPIFVFVLILVLLFVTRGRKPEKLEVAKFDPEVTFDSIEGSPEERIIKMYKNVVAGLIRKGYPYQKSWTHWEHEDKLRDIFEDLEDLDKLTRVFEKAKYGYRLNGEDITVAKESYEKLMRFLR, from the coding sequence ATGAAGGGATTGCTCCCATTTTTGCTTATGTTGTTGCTCTTTGCCGTGCTCTTTAGGGCTACTGTGGAACATGGACAAAGCACCTTCAACATCGAGGTGGTTTACATCCTCTGGGCAGTCCTTTTCTTTGGACTTCTTGCCTATTCAGTGTGGTTTCTTTTCGAGAAGGGCATTCCATTGCAGTCAGTTAAAAAAAGAAAGCGAACAAAAGGAGATTATCTCCGAGAGCTTGTACTTATTCTGGCGATTGTGATAGCCCTAAGGGCTCTTTTCAGCAGAAGGGTTGAGCCTTATAGGGGCGTTCAAGCGCCTATAATAAAATATCCAAAGTTGGGCTTTTTTAACGATACTTTCAAAATAACCTATGAACCCCTTCCAAGCTATGCTTATCTTGCCCCAATTTTTGTTTTTGTCCTTATCCTTGTTCTTCTTTTCGTAACTAGAGGAAGGAAACCGGAAAAACTTGAGGTTGCCAAATTTGATCCTGAGGTAACCTTTGACTCTATTGAGGGAAGCCCAGAGGAAAGAATAATCAAAATGTACAAAAACGTCGTTGCGGGGTTAATAAGGAAAGGTTATCCCTACCAAAAAAGCTGGACTCACTGGGAGCATGAGGACAAGCTGAGGGATATTTTTGAGGACTTGGAGGATTTGGATAAACTTACCCGCGTGTTTGAAAAAGCAAAATACGGTTATCGACTCAACGGGGAAGATATTACTGTGGCAAAGGAAAGTTACGAGAAGCTTATGAGATTTTTGAGATAA
- a CDS encoding dephospho-CoA kinase, producing MIICIVGMPGSGKGQIVKIFGKYGVPHVSMGDIVREEADKRGIPRTPEGMNSVSIQLRQELGDNAVAKLTIPKVKELLKKHRAVIIDGVRSLEEIQTFKDAFPEEEIIIIAVHSSPRKRFERLSRRGRSDDPKTWSEFEARDWKELKFGIGNVIALADYLIVNENHIAEYKREIEELAEKLGLKSSRATF from the coding sequence ATGATAATCTGTATAGTAGGAATGCCCGGTTCTGGAAAAGGCCAGATAGTGAAAATTTTTGGTAAGTATGGAGTGCCTCACGTTTCTATGGGAGATATTGTAAGGGAAGAAGCTGATAAAAGGGGAATCCCCAGGACTCCAGAGGGAATGAACAGTGTGAGCATTCAACTTAGGCAGGAGCTTGGGGACAATGCCGTGGCAAAATTAACAATCCCAAAGGTAAAAGAACTACTAAAGAAGCACAGGGCAGTCATAATTGATGGAGTAAGGTCTCTGGAGGAAATCCAGACGTTTAAAGATGCTTTTCCAGAAGAAGAGATAATCATAATAGCCGTACACTCTTCGCCAAGAAAAAGATTTGAGAGGCTTAGCAGAAGAGGGAGAAGCGACGATCCAAAAACATGGAGTGAGTTTGAGGCCAGAGACTGGAAAGAGCTCAAGTTTGGAATTGGGAATGTCATAGCTTTAGCGGATTACTTGATAGTTAACGAAAACCACATAGCAGAATACAAAAGAGAAATAGAGGAACTCGCGGAGAAACTTGGACTAAAAAGCAGCAGAGCTACCTTTTGA
- a CDS encoding DNA-directed DNA polymerase, whose protein sequence is MILDTDYITKDGKPIIRIFKKENGEFKIELDPHFQPYIYALLKDDSAIEEIKAIKGERHGKTVRVLDAVKVRKKFLGREVEVWKLIFEHPQDVPAMRDKIKEHPAVIDIYEYDIPFAKRYLIDKGLIPMEGDEELKLLAFDIETFYHEGDEFGKGEIIMISYADEEEARVITWKNIDLPYVDVVSNEREMIKRFVQVVKEKDPDVIITYNGDNFDLPYLIKRAEKLGVRLVLGRDKENPEPKIQRMGDSFAVEIKGRIHFDLFPVVRRTINLPTYTLEAVYEAVLGKTKSKLGAEEIAAIWETEESMKKLAQYSMEDARATYELGKEFFPMEAELAKLIGQSVWDVSRSSTGNLVEWYLLRVAYARNELAPNKPDEEEYKRRLRTTYLGGYVKEPEKGLWENIIYLDFRSLYPSIIVTHNVSPDTLEKEGCENYDIAPIVSYRFCKDFPGFIPSILGDLIAMRQEIKKKMKATIDPIEKKMLDYRQRAVKLLANSYYGYMGYPKARWYSKECAESVTAWGRHYIEMTIKEIEEKFGFKVLYADTDGFYATIPGEKPEIIKKKAREFLNYINSKLPGLLELEYEGFYLRGFFVTKKRYAVIDEEGRITTRGLEVVRRDWSEIAKETQAKVLEAILKDGSVEKAVEIVRDVVEKIAKYRVPLEKLVIHEQITRDLKDYKAIGPHVSIAKRLATRGIKVKPGTIISYLVLKGSGKISDRVILLTEYDPEKHKYDPDYYIENQVLPAVLRILEAFGYRKEDLRYQSSKQTGLDTWLKR, encoded by the coding sequence ATGATACTGGACACTGATTACATAACAAAAGATGGTAAACCTATAATCCGAATTTTTAAGAAAGAGAACGGGGAGTTTAAAATAGAACTTGATCCCCATTTTCAGCCCTATATATATGCTCTTCTCAAAGATGACTCCGCTATTGAGGAGATAAAGGCAATAAAGGGCGAGAGACATGGAAAAACCGTGAGAGTGCTCGATGCAGTGAAAGTCAGAAAAAAATTTTTGGGAAGGGAAGTTGAGGTCTGGAAGCTCATTTTCGAGCATCCCCAAGACGTTCCGGCTATGAGGGACAAGATAAAAGAGCATCCAGCTGTTATCGACATTTACGAATATGACATACCATTTGCCAAGCGTTATCTCATAGACAAGGGCTTGATTCCTATGGAGGGAGACGAGGAGCTTAAGCTCCTCGCCTTTGACATTGAAACGTTTTATCATGAGGGAGATGAATTTGGAAAAGGCGAGATAATAATGATTAGTTATGCCGATGAAGAAGAGGCCAGAGTAATTACGTGGAAGAACATTGATTTACCGTATGTCGATGTTGTATCCAATGAAAGGGAGATGATAAAGCGCTTTGTTCAGGTTGTTAAAGAAAAAGACCCGGATGTGATAATAACCTACAATGGGGACAATTTTGATTTGCCGTATCTCATAAAACGGGCAGAAAAGCTGGGGGTTCGGCTTGTCTTAGGAAGGGACAAAGAAAATCCCGAACCCAAGATCCAGAGAATGGGGGATAGCTTCGCTGTAGAAATCAAGGGCAGAATACATTTTGATCTTTTCCCAGTTGTGCGAAGGACTATAAACCTTCCGACGTATACGCTTGAGGCAGTTTATGAAGCAGTTTTGGGAAAAACCAAAAGCAAATTAGGAGCGGAGGAGATAGCCGCTATCTGGGAAACAGAAGAAAGCATGAAAAAACTGGCCCAGTACTCAATGGAAGATGCAAGGGCGACTTATGAGCTCGGAAAGGAATTCTTCCCCATGGAAGCTGAGCTGGCGAAGCTGATAGGTCAAAGCGTGTGGGACGTCTCGAGATCAAGCACCGGCAACCTCGTGGAGTGGTATTTGTTAAGGGTGGCATACGCAAGGAATGAACTTGCGCCAAACAAACCTGATGAAGAGGAATACAAGAGACGTTTAAGAACAACTTACCTGGGAGGATATGTAAAAGAGCCAGAAAAGGGTTTATGGGAGAACATCATTTATTTGGATTTCCGTAGCTTGTATCCCTCAATAATAGTTACCCATAACGTATCGCCGGACACTCTCGAAAAAGAGGGTTGCGAAAATTATGATATTGCTCCGATAGTAAGCTATAGGTTCTGCAAGGACTTTCCGGGCTTTATTCCCTCCATACTCGGGGACTTAATTGCAATGAGGCAAGAGATAAAGAAGAAAATGAAAGCTACAATTGACCCAATCGAAAAGAAAATGCTTGATTATAGACAACGGGCCGTTAAATTGCTTGCAAATAGTTATTACGGCTACATGGGGTATCCTAAAGCGAGATGGTACTCGAAGGAATGTGCCGAAAGTGTTACCGCGTGGGGGAGGCACTACATAGAGATGACGATAAAAGAAATAGAGGAAAAATTTGGCTTTAAAGTTCTTTATGCAGACACCGACGGGTTTTATGCCACAATACCCGGAGAAAAGCCTGAAATCATTAAAAAGAAAGCCAGAGAGTTCCTAAATTACATAAACTCCAAACTTCCAGGTCTGCTTGAGCTTGAGTATGAGGGCTTTTACTTGAGGGGGTTCTTTGTTACAAAAAAGCGCTATGCAGTCATAGATGAAGAGGGCAGAATAACAACAAGGGGCTTGGAAGTAGTAAGGAGGGACTGGAGTGAGATAGCTAAAGAGACTCAGGCAAAGGTTTTAGAGGCTATACTTAAAGATGGAAGTGTTGAAAAAGCTGTAGAAATTGTTAGAGATGTTGTAGAGAAAATAGCAAAATACAGGGTTCCACTTGAAAAGCTTGTTATCCATGAGCAGATTACCAGGGATTTAAAGGACTACAAAGCCATTGGCCCCCATGTGTCGATAGCAAAAAGACTTGCCACAAGAGGGATAAAAGTGAAACCAGGGACAATAATAAGCTATCTCGTTCTCAAAGGAAGCGGAAAGATAAGCGATAGGGTAATTTTACTTACAGAATACGATCCTGAAAAGCACAAGTACGATCCAGACTACTACATAGAAAACCAAGTTTTGCCGGCAGTACTTAGAATCCTTGAAGCATTTGGATACAGGAAAGAGGATTTAAGGTATCAAAGCTCAAAACAAACCGGCTTAGATACATGGCTCAAAAGGTAG
- a CDS encoding acetate--CoA ligase family protein yields the protein MDRVAKAREIIEKAKAENRPLVEPEAKEILKLYGIPVPDFKVARNEEEAVQFAREIGYPVVMKIVSPQIIHKSDAGGVKINIKNDEEAREAFRTIMENAKNYKPDADLWGVIVYKMLPLGKEVIVGMIRDPQFGPAVMFGLGGIFVEILKDVSFRVAPISKDEALEMIKEIKAYPILAGARGEKPVDIEALADIIVKVGELALELPEIKELDINPIFAYEDSAVAVDARMLL from the coding sequence ATGGATAGAGTTGCAAAAGCTAGGGAAATAATCGAAAAGGCAAAAGCTGAGAACAGACCACTTGTGGAACCGGAGGCAAAGGAAATCCTCAAGCTTTACGGCATTCCAGTTCCGGATTTTAAGGTTGCAAGAAATGAGGAAGAGGCTGTTCAATTCGCAAGAGAAATAGGCTATCCAGTTGTTATGAAGATAGTTTCTCCACAGATTATCCACAAGAGCGACGCTGGTGGTGTTAAGATCAACATTAAGAACGACGAAGAGGCTAGAGAAGCCTTCAGAACTATTATGGAGAACGCCAAAAACTACAAGCCCGATGCAGATCTTTGGGGAGTTATAGTGTACAAGATGCTCCCCCTTGGCAAGGAAGTTATCGTTGGTATGATAAGAGACCCACAGTTTGGACCCGCGGTGATGTTTGGTCTCGGTGGAATATTCGTCGAGATTCTCAAGGATGTGAGCTTTAGGGTTGCTCCAATAAGCAAAGATGAAGCCCTTGAGATGATCAAAGAAATAAAGGCTTACCCAATCCTTGCCGGAGCAAGAGGAGAGAAGCCAGTTGACATTGAAGCCCTTGCCGATATAATTGTCAAAGTTGGAGAATTAGCCTTGGAGCTTCCAGAGATCAAGGAACTTGACATAAACCCCATCTTCGCTTACGAAGACAGTGCAGTTGCAGTTGATGCCAGAATGCTCCTTTGA
- a CDS encoding RsmB/NOP family class I SAM-dependent RNA methyltransferase, with product MELFYRITLHELIADVLTLIEERELSSKNALERVFKRVSGKDRERARGLAHAYVFEIEKWRKKIDFIANSLLKGTRIEDLDLYLANLLRIGIFEMKFKGVNPAIATDSVVRVVKEKYDLNRAKFVNAVLREAEKFDLEKALKKLKEKDRVEYLSVKFSHPRWYVEYVIDLLGYESAVRLLLSNNRPQRYYVRVNPLKTDIDRLEEYLEEHGVRTARTPVDDVLKVLEYETPITRLDWYKEGHFVIQDLASAYVAHVLAPERGERILDLAAAPGSKTFHAAHLMENTGEIIAVDYSLERLQKMKAKMKVLGVKNVKLVHADGMKFKDKEPFDKIILDAPCSSSGTYRQFPEVKWRFDEKKIKKVIQVQKAMIRNAYKNLREGGEMTYSTCSIRVDENEENIKYAINKVGFELLDYPFSWGEKGFTEIGDKVFRSFTHLHDCNSFFIAKLKK from the coding sequence ATGGAGTTGTTCTACAGAATAACCCTTCACGAACTCATTGCAGATGTACTGACCCTCATAGAGGAGCGTGAGCTTTCATCAAAAAATGCTTTGGAGAGAGTTTTCAAGAGAGTTAGCGGGAAGGACAGAGAAAGGGCGAGAGGTTTAGCTCATGCTTACGTTTTTGAAATTGAAAAATGGAGGAAGAAAATAGATTTTATTGCAAACTCCCTCCTCAAAGGAACCAGAATCGAGGATCTCGACCTTTATCTTGCCAATCTTCTCAGGATTGGAATATTTGAAATGAAGTTTAAGGGTGTTAATCCAGCAATAGCCACGGATTCGGTGGTTAGAGTCGTAAAGGAAAAATACGACTTAAACAGAGCAAAATTTGTAAATGCTGTTCTCAGAGAGGCAGAAAAATTCGATCTGGAAAAAGCTCTAAAAAAGCTTAAAGAGAAGGATAGGGTAGAGTATCTAAGCGTAAAATTTTCCCATCCACGTTGGTATGTTGAATACGTAATTGACCTTCTCGGCTATGAAAGTGCAGTTAGACTTTTGCTGAGCAACAACAGACCACAGAGGTACTATGTAAGGGTCAACCCGCTAAAGACGGACATAGATAGGCTTGAGGAGTATTTGGAAGAACATGGTGTTAGAACTGCAAGAACTCCAGTTGATGATGTCCTAAAGGTCTTAGAGTACGAAACACCTATAACCCGCTTGGATTGGTATAAGGAGGGCCATTTTGTTATTCAAGACCTTGCGAGTGCTTATGTTGCCCATGTCCTTGCTCCCGAGAGAGGGGAGCGTATTCTTGATCTTGCCGCTGCACCTGGAAGCAAGACCTTCCACGCAGCTCACTTAATGGAAAACACCGGAGAGATAATTGCCGTTGATTATTCTCTTGAAAGGCTCCAAAAAATGAAGGCAAAAATGAAAGTTCTTGGCGTCAAAAACGTCAAACTTGTGCACGCAGATGGGATGAAATTTAAAGATAAAGAGCCATTTGACAAGATAATTCTCGACGCTCCCTGCTCTTCTTCCGGAACATACAGGCAGTTCCCAGAGGTCAAATGGCGCTTTGATGAAAAAAAGATAAAAAAAGTCATTCAAGTCCAAAAAGCTATGATAAGAAACGCTTACAAAAATCTAAGAGAAGGCGGGGAAATGACGTACTCCACGTGCTCAATAAGAGTCGATGAAAACGAGGAGAACATAAAGTACGCCATAAATAAGGTAGGATTTGAACTCCTCGATTATCCATTCTCATGGGGAGAGAAGGGGTTCACTGAGATTGGGGATAAGGTTTTTAGGAGTTTTACCCATTTACACGACTGTAACAGCTTTTTCATCGCAAAATTGAAAAAATAA